A portion of the Bacillus thuringiensis genome contains these proteins:
- a CDS encoding VOC family protein produces the protein MINQVGQIMLYVNNQDETVQFWTEKVGFQIIAEENNGNGFRWIEIAPAKEAGTSIVLHDKALIAKMQPELNLNTPSLMFFSNDLDRLYKDLSEKNVTVGQVVDLPTGRAFNFADNENNYFAVMERK, from the coding sequence ATGATTAATCAAGTTGGACAAATTATGCTATATGTAAATAACCAAGACGAAACAGTACAATTTTGGACAGAAAAAGTAGGGTTCCAAATCATTGCGGAAGAAAATAACGGAAACGGATTCCGCTGGATTGAAATTGCACCGGCGAAAGAAGCAGGAACAAGTATCGTCCTTCACGATAAAGCGTTAATCGCGAAGATGCAACCTGAACTAAACCTTAATACGCCTTCACTTATGTTCTTCTCAAATGACTTAGACCGTCTATATAAAGATCTTTCTGAGAAAAATGTCACAGTTGGACAGGTTGTAGATTTACCTACTGGTAGAGCATTCAACTTTGCTGATAATGAAAATAATTACTTTGCAGTAATGGAACGTAAATAA
- a CDS encoding YhgE/Pip domain-containing protein, with the protein MKGIKLIFKDWKAMWHHKHGRIALIFLLIVPLIYSGFFLAGYWDPYGKLDKLPVAVVNLDKGAAMDEKTIHAGDDFVKNLKENKELAFHFVSEKNADEGLKEDKYYMVVTIPEDFSKKVSTLMDEKPEPAKLQYKVNPGKNFVAAQIGTTAVENMKTKISNSITKSYTEGVFSKFQDLAQGLSDASNGAGKLHEGTTDAKNGANQLADGIDRLSDGTSKLKEGTEKLASSQSALTGGANELSQGATSLHSGMELLAQGEKTLQSGVSELSAGTNEWVNGNEKLAEGQAKADNAANNVKQQLEEYVKNHPEVQQDPAFQKIVATSDGLAKATSTLNNSQQQLTQGAKKLTDGQHKIEEGMNTFGVKLNEATAGTQKIADGASNLADGFTKWGNGFTSLQEGVNQLASGGTELNNGASKLTNGLVKLDDGAKELSTKLGEGAEKIADVRNDDARNTMFSEPVQLVKSTVSDVPNYGSGIAPYFLSLAFYVGGIMASNILPLGRRQNMKVSGTVHFINKLGLVYLIGLIQALLVDVVVLGVMKLEVASVPLFVLSSIVISFTFMTFILMLVTVFGLVGKFLAVTLLVLQLATSGGTFPGELNIAVLSKIGQFLPMSHSLRGLQDVISLGDWSQLQMQILILLCYLVVAGGIAWITSHIQHRETNVEQVS; encoded by the coding sequence ATGAAGGGAATTAAACTTATATTTAAAGATTGGAAAGCGATGTGGCACCATAAACATGGACGTATCGCTTTAATTTTTTTGTTAATCGTTCCGTTAATTTATTCAGGATTCTTTTTAGCTGGATATTGGGATCCGTACGGAAAATTAGATAAATTACCTGTTGCGGTTGTGAATTTAGATAAGGGTGCTGCGATGGATGAAAAAACAATTCATGCAGGAGACGATTTTGTTAAAAATTTAAAAGAGAATAAGGAACTGGCTTTTCATTTCGTATCAGAAAAAAATGCAGATGAAGGGTTAAAAGAAGATAAATATTATATGGTTGTTACGATTCCGGAAGATTTCTCTAAAAAGGTAAGTACACTTATGGATGAGAAACCAGAGCCGGCAAAGTTGCAGTACAAAGTAAATCCAGGTAAAAACTTTGTAGCAGCTCAAATTGGAACGACAGCTGTTGAAAATATGAAAACAAAAATCTCAAACAGTATTACGAAATCTTATACAGAAGGTGTCTTTTCAAAGTTTCAAGATTTGGCACAAGGATTGAGTGATGCAAGTAATGGTGCTGGGAAGTTACATGAAGGAACGACCGATGCAAAAAATGGAGCGAATCAGCTTGCGGATGGTATTGATCGTTTAAGTGATGGGACATCGAAATTGAAAGAAGGGACTGAAAAGCTTGCATCCAGTCAATCTGCTTTAACCGGGGGAGCAAATGAGCTGAGTCAAGGAGCGACATCACTTCATAGTGGTATGGAGTTATTAGCACAAGGTGAAAAAACGTTACAATCAGGAGTTAGTGAATTAAGTGCTGGTACAAATGAATGGGTGAATGGAAATGAAAAACTTGCTGAAGGGCAAGCGAAAGCGGACAATGCGGCAAATAATGTGAAACAACAATTAGAAGAGTACGTGAAAAATCATCCAGAAGTGCAGCAAGATCCCGCTTTTCAAAAAATTGTTGCTACGTCTGATGGACTAGCTAAAGCAACAAGTACTTTAAATAATAGCCAACAACAATTGACACAAGGTGCGAAGAAGCTTACTGACGGTCAACATAAGATTGAAGAAGGCATGAATACATTCGGAGTTAAGTTAAATGAAGCTACTGCTGGAACGCAAAAGATAGCAGATGGTGCATCGAATTTGGCTGATGGATTTACGAAGTGGGGAAATGGATTTACATCATTGCAAGAAGGTGTAAATCAGCTTGCAAGTGGTGGAACGGAGCTGAATAACGGTGCTAGTAAATTAACAAATGGACTTGTTAAACTTGATGATGGTGCGAAAGAACTTTCTACGAAATTGGGAGAAGGCGCAGAGAAGATAGCGGATGTTCGTAATGATGATGCACGTAATACGATGTTCTCAGAGCCAGTTCAGTTAGTGAAGTCAACAGTTTCTGACGTTCCTAACTACGGTTCAGGCATTGCGCCGTATTTCTTATCACTTGCATTTTATGTTGGCGGAATTATGGCATCGAATATTTTACCGCTTGGCCGCAGACAAAATATGAAGGTAAGCGGAACGGTACATTTTATTAATAAACTAGGATTGGTATATTTAATTGGACTTATTCAAGCGCTACTCGTAGATGTAGTTGTGCTAGGTGTTATGAAATTAGAAGTCGCAAGTGTGCCACTCTTTGTTTTATCAAGTATTGTTATTTCCTTTACGTTCATGACATTTATTCTTATGTTAGTAACAGTATTTGGCCTCGTTGGAAAGTTCTTAGCAGTAACGCTTCTTGTCTTGCAACTAGCGACAAGCGGGGGGACTTTCCCAGGAGAATTAAACATAGCTGTTCTTAGCAAAATTGGACAGTTTCTCCCAATGTCTCATTCTCTTAGAGGATTACAAGATGTTATTTCTTTAGGAGATTGGTCGCAATTACAAATGCAAATTTTAATATTGTTATGTTATCTCGTTGTTGCCGGTGGAATTGCTTGGATCACGAGCCATATACAGCATAGAGAAACGAATGTAGAACAAGTTTCTTAA
- a CDS encoding acyltransferase: MTQSAPEFKVLQSIAFLAVVLQSSLLYTMNQGNVLLEQSLIMGMLFNLAKFSAPAFIFIVGFHLIRHYTKQLVYKEYISEKATHLLIPYFFWSILYLLTTNDLITLQSGIKSLLLGTAAPHLWYVIMMFQIHLLFPLLCTLFYWFQKRTENKKDIYKYMTFFACLYFLLMWFSSHYIFNGEKLTSSTILHYTDRSFLFYSFYFVMGGIAAVALKTWRLFVMKHIPLITILFFILFLFINYELFSFYGANSIHLTVSTYLKPSMFLYIVCEIIILYVLSIMIVQRRGFLYKTLRFIGNYTYGAYLAHLFFLQLCTKLLSLFTLQENTILYTLLLFVLTAIISISTMVICSTIPFHTWITGPSPTTKMEWTKVVFRKNHKKLFKPYI; encoded by the coding sequence ATGACACAAAGCGCACCTGAATTTAAAGTTTTGCAAAGCATTGCATTTCTCGCTGTCGTTTTGCAAAGTTCCTTATTATATACAATGAATCAAGGAAATGTCTTACTTGAGCAATCCCTCATTATGGGCATGCTATTTAATCTTGCAAAATTCTCAGCACCAGCATTCATATTTATCGTTGGATTTCACTTAATTCGTCACTATACGAAGCAATTAGTATATAAAGAATATATTTCTGAAAAAGCGACACACTTACTCATTCCTTATTTCTTTTGGTCTATTCTTTACTTATTAACAACAAACGATCTTATTACGTTACAAAGTGGAATAAAAAGTTTATTACTCGGAACAGCCGCGCCCCATCTTTGGTACGTTATTATGATGTTCCAAATTCACTTATTGTTCCCTTTACTATGCACACTTTTTTATTGGTTTCAAAAACGAACAGAAAATAAAAAAGACATATATAAATATATGACCTTTTTCGCTTGCCTATATTTTCTATTAATGTGGTTCTCTTCTCACTATATTTTTAATGGAGAAAAATTAACAAGTTCAACAATTTTACATTATACAGATCGATCATTTCTATTCTACTCATTCTATTTCGTTATGGGCGGCATTGCCGCTGTAGCACTAAAAACTTGGCGGCTATTCGTCATGAAACATATCCCGCTTATAACAATATTATTTTTCATCTTATTTTTATTCATCAATTATGAGTTGTTTAGTTTTTACGGAGCAAACTCTATTCATTTAACCGTTTCTACCTATTTAAAACCATCTATGTTTTTATATATAGTATGCGAAATTATCATACTGTATGTGTTATCTATTATGATAGTACAGCGTCGTGGTTTCTTATATAAAACGTTACGTTTCATTGGAAATTACACGTATGGTGCTTATTTAGCTCATTTATTCTTCTTGCAACTATGCACAAAACTTCTTTCCTTATTCACGCTGCAAGAAAATACTATATTATATACCCTATTACTATTTGTGTTAACGGCCATTATCTCTATTTCAACAATGGTCATTTGTAGCACAATACCATTTCATACTTGGATTACAGGTCCTTCTCCTACAACAAAGATGGAATGGACGAAGGTTGTATTCCGAAAAAATCATAAAAAACTATTCAAACCATATATTTGA
- a CDS encoding cytochrome d ubiquinol oxidase subunit II → MHEESIAIIILWALIFVYSILGSIDFGAGFWGMVYAKHPTLAAKLANRYLSPTWEVTNTFLVFVVVAFLGFFPKAAFTLATVMFVPVMLILVLVAVRSTFMVFAYSLPKYQYLLRVISGITGLLIPALLITVLPVTEGAYITMSEGKEVLLYGKLLSSPVIYCYMLFGITSELFLSSLFLADFAREQSSEDTYRIYRRNAIILGPATLVTAIIALVVMDPETHWLMQGLIKQFPWFTVSIVLFVIGYSSLWWTNKKYNTLGYPRIAVLAVVAQYAFASYAYGVAHLPYIIYPDVTVFTSFTTTETFYALLILYAIGIAILLPGFIFFWNLFLKDRTFLKEK, encoded by the coding sequence ATGCATGAGGAAAGTATTGCAATCATCATCTTATGGGCCCTTATTTTCGTATACAGTATATTAGGGTCCATCGATTTTGGCGCTGGTTTTTGGGGCATGGTATACGCAAAACATCCAACGCTCGCTGCCAAACTTGCGAATCGGTACTTATCACCTACTTGGGAAGTAACAAATACGTTTCTTGTTTTCGTCGTTGTCGCATTTCTCGGCTTCTTTCCGAAAGCGGCCTTTACCCTTGCGACAGTAATGTTCGTACCAGTTATGTTAATTTTAGTGCTCGTTGCAGTACGTAGTACATTTATGGTGTTTGCTTACTCCTTGCCGAAATATCAGTACCTTCTTCGGGTTATTTCAGGTATTACTGGTCTCTTAATTCCAGCACTATTAATTACCGTTTTACCCGTTACAGAGGGAGCCTATATTACAATGTCTGAAGGGAAAGAAGTACTCCTGTATGGAAAACTTCTTTCTAGCCCGGTTATCTATTGCTATATGCTCTTCGGAATAACGTCTGAACTATTTCTCTCCTCTCTCTTTCTCGCTGATTTTGCGAGAGAACAAAGTTCAGAAGATACGTATAGAATTTATAGAAGAAATGCCATCATCCTTGGTCCTGCAACGCTCGTTACGGCGATCATTGCCCTCGTTGTAATGGATCCAGAAACACATTGGCTTATGCAAGGATTAATAAAGCAATTCCCGTGGTTTACAGTTTCTATTGTTTTATTCGTTATCGGATACTCGTCCCTTTGGTGGACAAACAAAAAGTACAATACACTAGGATACCCTCGCATTGCCGTTTTAGCTGTCGTCGCTCAATATGCATTTGCAAGCTACGCTTACGGCGTCGCGCATTTACCGTATATTATTTATCCTGACGTAACTGTATTTACAAGCTTTACAACGACAGAAACGTTCTATGCACTTCTCATTCTATACGCAATTGGGATTGCAATTTTATTACCAGGATTTATTTTCTTCTGGAATTTATTCTTGAAGGATCGTACTTTTTTGAAGGAAAAATAA
- the cydA gene encoding cytochrome ubiquinol oxidase subunit I codes for MDTVTLARAFFGSSLAFHIIFATLGVGLSLMIFISEVLYHWKKDSDYAIMAKRWTKAFAILLGVAIPTGTIVGVQISLLWPGFAKIVGQVISVPFQIEIFAFFLEALFMSIYVYAADKLPPFMRLISLFFVMLGATASAVLITSANTWMNTPAGFSMNPDGSVFNVDPWKAFFNPSFGTSAFHVVITAYATGAAVIASIAGFKLLKKNLSTREIAYHKKGLLLGLVVTFITGATMWLSGHESAIALHKHSPEKLASAEALFETTSHAPLSIGGVVDPNTLELNYALEIPNMLSLLVGLDPNTVVKGLKEFPQETWPPFYTHTLFNLMVGTAAFTFAVAAIALLYWYFVYRKKGTELPKWLLWGAAACGPIMMLGIEFGWIFSCSGRQPWTIYGMQRTVDASTRADFVGPLFILFIILYIGLAILTVFVLRTFFRRHPLKNDLQHQGGDSHA; via the coding sequence ATGGATACGGTAACATTAGCAAGAGCATTTTTTGGTTCTTCATTAGCATTCCACATTATCTTTGCAACACTTGGTGTCGGACTTTCATTGATGATTTTTATAAGCGAAGTACTCTATCACTGGAAGAAAGACTCCGACTATGCCATTATGGCGAAAAGATGGACAAAGGCGTTTGCTATTCTTCTCGGTGTAGCAATTCCAACTGGAACAATTGTTGGTGTACAAATCTCACTTCTTTGGCCTGGTTTTGCCAAAATTGTCGGGCAAGTTATTTCTGTTCCCTTCCAAATTGAGATTTTCGCCTTCTTTTTGGAGGCTTTATTCATGTCGATTTACGTATATGCAGCTGATAAACTTCCTCCATTTATGAGATTAATCTCGCTATTTTTCGTCATGCTTGGTGCCACGGCATCCGCCGTGCTCATTACATCAGCAAATACATGGATGAATACACCGGCAGGCTTTTCAATGAATCCAGATGGATCTGTTTTTAACGTTGATCCGTGGAAAGCTTTCTTTAATCCGAGTTTTGGCACAAGTGCATTCCATGTCGTTATTACGGCTTATGCAACTGGTGCGGCTGTCATTGCTTCTATCGCTGGATTTAAATTATTGAAGAAAAATTTAAGTACACGTGAAATTGCTTATCATAAAAAAGGGCTACTATTAGGGCTTGTCGTTACATTTATTACAGGCGCTACGATGTGGCTTTCAGGACATGAATCAGCGATTGCCTTACATAAACACTCACCTGAAAAACTTGCATCTGCTGAAGCTTTATTTGAAACGACATCACACGCACCGCTATCCATTGGCGGAGTTGTGGATCCTAATACACTTGAACTAAACTATGCACTTGAAATTCCAAACATGCTTAGCTTATTAGTGGGACTAGACCCTAACACTGTCGTAAAAGGTTTAAAGGAATTCCCACAAGAAACATGGCCACCATTTTATACACATACACTGTTCAACTTAATGGTCGGCACTGCTGCGTTTACCTTTGCAGTTGCAGCAATTGCGCTCTTATATTGGTACTTCGTTTACCGAAAAAAGGGAACAGAACTACCGAAGTGGCTACTTTGGGGGGCTGCCGCATGCGGACCAATTATGATGCTCGGTATTGAATTCGGATGGATTTTCAGTTGTAGCGGTCGTCAACCATGGACAATTTATGGTATGCAGCGTACCGTCGATGCATCTACACGCGCTGATTTCGTCGGTCCTTTATTTATTTTGTTCATCATTTTATATATTGGACTCGCTATTTTAACAGTCTTTGTTCTACGGACATTCTTTAGAAGACATCCATTAAAGAATGATTTACAACACCAAGGAGGCGATTCTCATGCATGA
- a CDS encoding LysR family transcriptional regulator has protein sequence MELLQLKYFQTVARLEHMTKAAEELHIAQPSLSKTIARLEKDLGVPLFDRQGRQITLNSFGKVFLKRVERIFHELSEGEREIKDLAELQQSSITLAVSIPRILPELLGSFLLEHPNVRFQQFLASTPSMKRQLDNIEIDFCISSVPIAGEEIVWEPLITEEIFLVVPSGHRLSGRENIHLHEVKDEPFISMNTGYGFRHLTDEFCKEAGFTPHIAFEVDEPTVISDLIKQGLGIAFVPSLTLLKNSTLASSKLRIIEPNCQRTIGLSWSKKRYLSKTAQQFREFVIDYFSNIRT, from the coding sequence ATGGAACTGCTCCAGTTAAAATACTTTCAGACAGTCGCACGACTAGAACATATGACAAAGGCAGCTGAAGAATTGCATATCGCGCAACCTTCACTCAGCAAAACAATTGCTAGACTTGAAAAGGATTTAGGTGTCCCTTTATTTGATCGCCAAGGCCGACAGATTACTTTAAATTCTTTCGGAAAAGTATTTTTAAAACGGGTAGAACGTATTTTTCATGAATTAAGTGAAGGGGAACGAGAAATTAAAGATTTAGCCGAATTACAACAAAGCTCTATTACACTGGCCGTTTCTATTCCAAGAATATTACCGGAACTACTTGGCTCTTTTTTACTAGAACATCCTAACGTTAGATTCCAACAATTTCTTGCATCTACTCCTTCTATGAAACGACAACTAGATAATATAGAAATTGACTTTTGTATCTCCTCTGTGCCAATTGCAGGTGAGGAGATTGTTTGGGAACCACTTATTACAGAAGAAATTTTCTTAGTCGTCCCTTCAGGCCACCGTTTATCCGGCCGAGAAAACATCCACCTGCATGAAGTAAAAGACGAACCGTTTATTAGTATGAATACTGGCTATGGATTTCGGCACTTAACGGATGAATTTTGTAAAGAAGCTGGTTTCACTCCGCATATTGCTTTTGAAGTAGATGAACCGACAGTGATTAGCGACCTCATTAAGCAAGGGCTCGGCATCGCTTTTGTTCCAAGTTTAACTTTATTAAAAAACTCTACTTTAGCATCAAGCAAGTTGCGTATTATTGAACCCAATTGTCAGCGAACCATCGGATTAAGTTGGTCCAAAAAACGTTACTTATCAAAAACAGCTCAGCAATTCCGTGAATTCGTGATTGACTACTTTTCTAATATTAGGACGTAA